A stretch of Bifidobacterium sp. ESL0704 DNA encodes these proteins:
- a CDS encoding FKBP-type peptidyl-prolyl cis-trans isomerase, translated as MSNKHTRTFGRILAATCAIALSFGLAACESNSGNSKSSDTSAGTQMAGVKATGALGKKPKITFHTPMSVVNNSYVVLQKGNGPAIQKNNHVCIQGIALNAKDGSEMMSTWEKNTPDCSMVMNEDGTGKTYYNVLKDQKINSTVAFGINDHNKNSTSYIMAITLVSQSKPITRAEGTKVTDVPANLPKVTLGEKGAPSIDFNGYKPGNDLVVQPLIKGKGKKVAATDTIDAHYTGWVMDKDGKPSKFDSSWDRGKSSQFSLQQVVDGWKKGLAGQTVGSQVLLVVPPDLGYGKTAQAKIPANSTLYFVVDILYDYGQMQGQQ; from the coding sequence ATGAGCAACAAACACACCCGAACTTTCGGCCGCATTCTCGCCGCAACCTGCGCCATCGCCCTGTCATTCGGCTTGGCAGCTTGCGAATCAAACAGCGGCAACAGCAAATCCTCAGACACCTCTGCCGGCACACAGATGGCCGGCGTCAAGGCAACCGGTGCGCTTGGCAAAAAGCCGAAAATCACCTTCCATACCCCGATGAGCGTGGTCAACAATTCCTATGTCGTGCTGCAAAAAGGCAACGGCCCGGCCATTCAAAAAAACAATCATGTCTGCATCCAGGGCATCGCATTGAACGCCAAGGACGGCAGCGAGATGATGAGCACCTGGGAGAAGAACACACCCGACTGCTCGATGGTGATGAACGAGGACGGTACGGGCAAAACCTATTACAACGTGCTCAAAGACCAGAAGATCAACTCGACCGTCGCTTTCGGCATCAATGACCACAACAAGAACAGCACCTCATACATCATGGCGATCACCCTCGTCTCGCAATCCAAGCCGATAACGCGGGCCGAAGGCACCAAGGTGACGGACGTTCCCGCGAACCTGCCGAAAGTGACGCTCGGTGAAAAAGGTGCACCTTCCATCGATTTCAACGGTTACAAACCAGGCAACGACCTCGTCGTCCAGCCGCTGATCAAGGGCAAGGGCAAGAAGGTGGCCGCCACCGACACCATCGATGCGCATTACACCGGCTGGGTGATGGACAAGGACGGCAAGCCGTCGAAGTTCGATTCCTCGTGGGATCGCGGCAAGTCCTCGCAATTCTCGCTGCAGCAGGTCGTCGATGGTTGGAAGAAGGGCCTTGCCGGACAGACGGTCGGCTCGCAGGTGCTGTTGGTCGTTCCCCCGGATTTGGGTTACGGCAAGACCGCACAGGCCAAGATTCCCGCCAATTCGACGCTCTACTTCGTGGTCGATATACTCTACGATTACGGGCAAATGCAAGGCCAGCAGTAA
- a CDS encoding tetratricopeptide repeat protein gives MAAANKPQTNPGISLAGAVDLSSIKHQVQSEPGQAGGAPSAGGYVIDVTESTFQAVLQTSATYPVVLLLWISTDDRLFAMAKKLGDTVNAMKGQLQLARIDINAEPGIAQAFQIKGAPALFALIGGRPMPILEGLPSSEELTQITDTLLPQIVQLAQKAGVTGTAPYSGDPDADAGGEADEAEQVPPEHQQAHQLAADGDYAGAAEAYAQVLEANPNDTLAARERSKALLLARSGSADVREVRAAAADHPDDVEAQLAVADIDMIGGQIGDAFSRLLDFLAAGHKADLEPVRKRLLEYFVIPEPDDPRLRAARRRLSTLMY, from the coding sequence TTGGCAGCAGCAAATAAGCCCCAGACGAATCCGGGCATTTCCTTGGCGGGCGCGGTCGATTTGAGTTCGATTAAGCATCAGGTGCAGTCTGAACCGGGCCAGGCAGGCGGCGCACCGAGCGCGGGTGGTTATGTCATCGACGTTACCGAGTCCACATTCCAGGCTGTATTACAGACTTCCGCCACCTATCCGGTGGTGCTCTTGCTGTGGATTTCCACCGACGATCGCCTGTTTGCCATGGCCAAGAAGCTCGGGGATACCGTCAATGCCATGAAGGGCCAGCTGCAACTTGCCCGCATCGACATCAATGCGGAGCCGGGTATCGCCCAAGCCTTCCAGATCAAGGGTGCGCCGGCGTTGTTCGCGCTTATCGGCGGGCGGCCCATGCCGATTCTCGAGGGGCTGCCGAGTAGCGAGGAACTGACGCAGATCACCGACACCCTGCTGCCGCAGATCGTGCAGTTGGCCCAGAAGGCCGGGGTTACCGGAACGGCGCCGTATTCTGGCGATCCTGACGCCGATGCCGGCGGGGAGGCGGATGAAGCCGAGCAGGTCCCGCCTGAGCACCAGCAGGCCCACCAACTTGCGGCCGATGGCGACTATGCCGGTGCCGCTGAGGCCTATGCGCAGGTGCTCGAGGCGAACCCCAACGACACGTTGGCCGCCCGTGAGCGTTCCAAGGCTCTGTTGCTGGCGCGTTCCGGCAGCGCCGACGTGCGTGAGGTCCGTGCTGCCGCAGCCGATCACCCCGACGATGTCGAGGCGCAGCTTGCCGTCGCCGATATCGATATGATTGGCGGCCAGATCGGGGATGCCTTCTCGCGTCTGCTTGATTTCCTCGCCGCTGGTCACAAGGCCGACTTGGAACCGGTGCGCAAGCGTCTGCTCGAGTACTTCGTCATTCCCGAGCCCGACGATCCGCGACTCAGGGCCGCTCGCCGTCGTCTTTCGACGCTGATGTACTGA
- a CDS encoding family 16 glycoside hydrolase, with protein MRTQRSGKTQGVHYRAAIRKTMTVAVAMMVAVPMALCATPAMAAQGLSEGAANAVKEQSGSNPVEVTVDGGDVARAALNKNGLTFKGFGELSANSTSSLLMDYKAEHPQQYWKMIDVLFGGKHPLMNTVKIEMGNDRNTSTGPNAAVMRGPDEYPDVAREPGFQLASDALKVNPGLKVSILRWKYPQWVGSDNNHDNIYKWYKNTILAVYREYGYMVDSVNPHINEQKPDYAWTKDFANRVKTDESGFEGAGSIKDFDGRDVPAWKDAQEKAAFHKIRTLISDEVGTGSFGADMFKDPDLMKAVDIAGFHYNTADDKNGDFKKLADQQDKEIWNSEAQATFSFTADRPNNTMNTASGEGSGTNNGKNDGKSGVGIGGINSALEMANTAIKGFTSSRRTNFVYQPAIGSFYDGFQYSSKELLSARDPWSGWMHYDGGLATLEQFSRFAKTGYENATNTAGIWRGIPEASRSDMTDGNPPGRGTGASSSRGGATSYMTLAAPDKSAFSTVIVNDSAQTKTYRISAKNMSLKAGASAPMQLWETTAADAGQPYNGNYVRPIAQINPDGQGAYEFSVKPFSMLTATTLDYAQSGPNGTLKPRDGEGSMLPASKEYVNGKDQAVLDQSSDNIGPLYADDFEYRDKKVETYKQGATVEEDYLHSRGGDTGATPRYTDDTNGAFEVVKLPDGSHVLRQQVGEGMNAGAWNGGDPMTTVGDNRWANYEASVRVYFENGADNGKNAYATIGAREQGGNANGIGASAAQLRVTPSGDWALQRFGVNVASGKLGDTAGVNWKAGLGQWNTIAIRVAGDTYTALVNGVTVGDYRDAAAQASGRVQIGTSFTNVRFDDLKVDRVAGYTPYYTDFIDNMHQRSWGDTSTPILQYNKDWQHLDGQGMFVYKRSISTSTAKGATLTYRFSGTGLDIIGANSGKARLNVSVDGKRILSNASTLQASNLATTFMLRGLGKGQHVVVIETANAEPFSVDAVGVVSDAGKAAVESSKVDTGSLRAALEKVKDYNAGEYYPSTWDVFDAARAAAKSALDDPAGYGLDAEGASALIARLDAASKNLVGKDVSPDIDDLGAMPAVSADSGLPASITIDGQRAKVSWSDESAQAVAKADAYSWMTVSGVSAALKDGLKHRFTANVEILPTLDMAYFIDSGAGATSAEYESVKAGVPGLLNQVADQKAGASTDASTAWGYGDNAVVKSATEKDKYQSGLYQNGQELDYTLPLKAGSYRITAGFTEWWSGENRPMKLEASWNEGGVAKSASGSHMPSLTTAGRNGTGTVDFSLGADATVTFKVLSDGGKDPVISWLGVEHEPMPLGVIAAVAGSSLPSSVAVNGKQTDVQWSDESLKAFSQANEYDTIDVRGSVADKGGSNGRKAVSARIEVVPAGLRYYIDSGTSGVASPQYLAVKAERDSIGNPLKNDAVDRVAPSASEWGYEAAGVKVKGGTDINDKYSTGLYQDTTKQVYHLPLDAGNYTLTAGFAEWWGQDRTMYQTASVGGTQIGEKATVALSGTNTPLHQTLRFKLDAPATVDYVVTNEGAGGNKPVISWLAVAADLPAKVKVDKLQDAVSKAKKLNEADYTKESWEPFANALKSAESVLDRAQSQNAIADAQDLTEPVTQQDVDAAVEKLNKAESALVRISPPAPSPSPTPNPSPNPNPTPTPNPGGSNGNANPGANGGASGSPAASNGRKPGKAANKPTKSLVSTGVDVWCLALAAIVAVAMGCMLKWFGTFGESRRSSR; from the coding sequence ATGCGGACACAACGATCAGGTAAGACCCAAGGCGTACATTATCGTGCGGCCATACGAAAAACCATGACGGTCGCGGTGGCCATGATGGTGGCCGTCCCGATGGCTCTGTGCGCGACGCCGGCGATGGCCGCACAGGGGCTTTCCGAAGGTGCGGCGAATGCAGTGAAAGAACAATCGGGTTCCAATCCCGTTGAAGTGACCGTCGACGGTGGGGACGTGGCTCGGGCCGCGCTCAATAAAAACGGCCTGACATTCAAGGGTTTCGGCGAGTTGAGCGCCAATTCCACGAGCAGCCTGCTCATGGACTACAAGGCGGAGCATCCCCAGCAATACTGGAAAATGATCGATGTGCTCTTTGGCGGCAAACACCCGTTGATGAACACGGTCAAGATTGAAATGGGCAATGACCGCAACACCTCCACCGGTCCGAACGCGGCAGTGATGCGAGGGCCCGATGAATACCCCGATGTGGCGCGTGAGCCCGGTTTCCAGCTGGCCAGCGACGCGCTTAAAGTCAATCCCGGCCTCAAAGTGAGCATTCTGCGTTGGAAGTACCCGCAATGGGTGGGATCCGACAACAACCACGACAATATTTACAAGTGGTATAAAAACACGATTCTCGCGGTCTATCGCGAATACGGCTATATGGTGGATTCGGTCAATCCGCATATCAACGAGCAGAAGCCCGATTATGCGTGGACGAAGGATTTCGCCAATCGCGTGAAAACCGACGAGAGCGGATTCGAGGGAGCGGGCAGCATCAAGGACTTTGACGGCCGCGATGTGCCTGCGTGGAAGGATGCCCAAGAAAAAGCGGCGTTCCATAAGATTCGCACGCTTATCTCCGACGAGGTCGGCACCGGTTCGTTCGGCGCGGATATGTTCAAGGACCCCGATCTGATGAAGGCGGTCGATATCGCCGGGTTCCACTACAACACAGCCGATGACAAGAACGGCGACTTCAAGAAACTCGCCGACCAGCAGGACAAGGAAATTTGGAATTCCGAGGCCCAGGCCACGTTCTCGTTTACCGCGGATCGCCCCAACAACACCATGAACACCGCCAGCGGCGAGGGCAGCGGGACCAACAACGGCAAGAACGACGGCAAATCCGGAGTCGGCATCGGCGGCATCAACTCCGCCCTCGAGATGGCGAACACCGCCATCAAAGGCTTCACCAGCTCGCGTCGCACCAATTTCGTCTATCAGCCGGCGATCGGCTCGTTCTACGACGGTTTCCAATACTCCTCGAAAGAGCTGCTTTCCGCACGTGATCCTTGGAGCGGGTGGATGCATTATGACGGTGGCTTGGCGACGTTGGAGCAGTTCTCGCGCTTTGCCAAAACCGGGTACGAGAATGCGACCAATACCGCCGGCATTTGGCGTGGCATTCCCGAAGCTTCACGTAGCGATATGACTGACGGCAACCCGCCGGGGCGCGGAACCGGAGCGTCCAGCTCGCGCGGCGGCGCAACCAGCTACATGACGCTCGCCGCGCCGGACAAAAGCGCCTTCTCCACGGTGATCGTCAACGATTCTGCGCAGACCAAGACTTATCGCATCTCGGCCAAGAACATGAGTCTCAAGGCCGGTGCCTCGGCTCCGATGCAATTGTGGGAGACGACGGCAGCCGATGCCGGTCAGCCGTATAACGGCAACTACGTGCGCCCGATTGCGCAGATCAATCCTGACGGCCAAGGCGCCTACGAGTTCAGTGTCAAGCCGTTCTCCATGCTCACCGCCACAACCCTCGATTACGCCCAATCCGGTCCGAATGGAACACTGAAGCCTCGTGACGGCGAAGGCAGCATGCTGCCAGCCTCCAAGGAATATGTGAACGGCAAGGACCAGGCCGTTCTCGACCAGAGTTCGGACAATATCGGGCCCTTGTACGCCGACGATTTCGAATATCGGGACAAGAAGGTCGAAACCTACAAGCAAGGCGCGACGGTTGAGGAGGATTACCTGCATTCCCGAGGCGGCGACACCGGTGCCACCCCACGCTATACCGATGACACCAACGGAGCGTTCGAGGTCGTGAAACTTCCGGACGGCAGCCACGTCCTGCGTCAGCAAGTCGGCGAGGGCATGAACGCCGGTGCGTGGAACGGCGGCGACCCGATGACGACCGTCGGCGACAACCGTTGGGCCAATTACGAAGCCAGCGTCCGTGTCTACTTTGAGAACGGCGCCGACAACGGCAAGAACGCGTACGCCACCATCGGCGCGCGAGAGCAGGGTGGCAACGCCAACGGCATCGGCGCCTCGGCCGCTCAGCTGCGGGTGACCCCATCGGGAGATTGGGCTTTGCAGCGCTTCGGCGTGAATGTGGCCTCAGGAAAGCTCGGCGACACCGCCGGAGTGAACTGGAAGGCCGGATTGGGCCAATGGAACACCATCGCCATCCGTGTGGCGGGCGATACCTATACGGCGCTGGTCAATGGCGTCACGGTCGGCGACTATCGGGATGCCGCTGCGCAGGCGAGTGGACGTGTGCAGATCGGCACCAGCTTCACCAATGTGCGCTTCGATGACCTCAAGGTGGATCGGGTCGCTGGTTACACGCCTTATTACACCGATTTCATCGACAACATGCATCAACGCAGCTGGGGCGACACCTCTACGCCGATTCTGCAATATAACAAGGATTGGCAGCATCTGGACGGGCAGGGCATGTTCGTCTACAAGCGCTCCATCTCGACGAGCACGGCCAAAGGCGCGACGCTCACCTATCGTTTCTCCGGGACGGGTCTCGATATCATCGGTGCCAACAGCGGAAAGGCGCGGCTCAATGTCTCTGTCGACGGCAAGAGAATTCTGTCGAATGCCTCCACATTGCAGGCTTCCAATCTTGCGACGACGTTCATGCTTCGTGGATTGGGCAAGGGCCAGCATGTCGTCGTCATCGAAACCGCAAACGCCGAACCGTTCTCCGTGGACGCGGTGGGCGTCGTCAGCGATGCGGGTAAGGCCGCGGTGGAATCGAGCAAGGTTGATACCGGCTCGTTGCGCGCGGCTCTGGAAAAGGTCAAGGACTACAACGCTGGCGAGTACTATCCGTCGACATGGGATGTTTTCGATGCCGCTCGCGCCGCTGCCAAGTCCGCGCTTGACGATCCTGCCGGATATGGGTTGGATGCCGAAGGTGCCTCCGCTCTTATCGCTCGTCTTGACGCCGCTTCGAAGAATCTGGTCGGCAAGGACGTCAGTCCTGATATCGATGACCTTGGTGCCATGCCGGCGGTGAGCGCCGACAGTGGTCTTCCCGCTTCAATCACCATTGACGGGCAGCGGGCCAAGGTCTCGTGGAGCGACGAAAGCGCCCAGGCCGTGGCGAAAGCCGACGCCTATTCATGGATGACGGTTTCCGGTGTGAGCGCGGCGTTGAAGGACGGGCTGAAGCACCGCTTCACCGCCAATGTCGAAATACTGCCTACCCTGGATATGGCCTATTTCATCGATTCCGGTGCGGGGGCCACGTCTGCTGAATACGAATCGGTGAAGGCCGGCGTGCCTGGATTGCTTAATCAGGTCGCCGATCAGAAGGCCGGTGCCTCCACGGATGCCTCGACGGCCTGGGGCTATGGCGACAACGCCGTGGTCAAGTCCGCGACGGAGAAGGACAAGTACCAAAGCGGGCTTTACCAGAATGGACAGGAACTGGACTACACCCTGCCGCTGAAGGCCGGATCCTACCGTATCACGGCCGGCTTCACGGAGTGGTGGAGCGGAGAGAACCGTCCGATGAAGCTCGAGGCGAGCTGGAACGAGGGAGGTGTCGCCAAATCCGCGAGCGGCAGCCATATGCCCAGTCTCACCACCGCGGGGCGCAATGGCACGGGAACGGTCGATTTCAGCCTTGGCGCTGACGCGACGGTGACCTTTAAGGTGCTTTCCGACGGCGGCAAGGATCCTGTGATCAGCTGGCTGGGAGTCGAGCATGAACCGATGCCGCTGGGGGTGATCGCGGCGGTCGCAGGCAGTTCGTTGCCGTCCTCGGTAGCCGTTAACGGCAAACAGACCGATGTGCAGTGGTCTGATGAGTCTCTGAAAGCATTCTCCCAGGCGAACGAATACGACACCATCGATGTACGTGGGTCTGTGGCCGACAAGGGCGGTTCCAACGGGCGCAAGGCGGTGAGCGCCCGTATCGAGGTGGTCCCTGCCGGGCTGCGTTACTACATCGATTCCGGCACTTCCGGCGTGGCATCTCCTCAATACCTTGCCGTGAAAGCCGAACGCGACTCCATCGGCAATCCCTTGAAAAACGATGCGGTCGATCGCGTGGCGCCATCCGCAAGCGAGTGGGGCTACGAGGCTGCCGGCGTCAAAGTCAAAGGCGGCACCGACATCAACGACAAGTACTCGACCGGTCTCTATCAGGACACCACCAAGCAGGTCTATCATCTGCCGCTCGACGCTGGAAATTATACGTTGACTGCCGGATTCGCCGAATGGTGGGGGCAGGATCGCACGATGTATCAGACTGCCAGCGTCGGCGGCACGCAGATCGGCGAGAAGGCGACGGTCGCTTTGTCCGGTACCAACACCCCGTTGCATCAGACGTTGCGTTTCAAGCTTGACGCCCCGGCCACGGTTGATTATGTGGTCACCAACGAGGGCGCGGGCGGCAACAAGCCGGTCATCTCGTGGCTCGCGGTGGCGGCCGACCTGCCTGCCAAGGTGAAGGTCGACAAGTTGCAAGATGCCGTCAGCAAGGCGAAGAAACTCAATGAGGCGGATTACACCAAGGAAAGCTGGGAGCCGTTCGCCAATGCGCTGAAGAGCGCCGAGTCCGTGCTGGATCGCGCGCAATCGCAGAACGCCATCGCCGATGCGCAGGATCTGACGGAGCCCGTCACCCAACAGGATGTCGATGCGGCCGTTGAGAAACTGAACAAAGCGGAGTCGGCGTTGGTCCGGATCTCCCCTCCGGCTCCTTCGCCGTCACCCACGCCGAATCCGTCACCGAATCCGAATCCGACACCCACGCCGAATCCGGGCGGATCAAACGGCAACGCGAATCCGGGGGCGAACGGTGGTGCCTCGGGGTCTCCTGCTGCGTCGAACGGACGGAAGCCGGGCAAAGCGGCCAACAAGCCAACAAAGTCTCTTGTCTCTACAGGCGTTGACGTGTGGTGCCTCGCGTTGGCCGCAATCGTGGCCGTGGCCATGGGCTGCATGCTCAAATGGTTCGGCACGTTCGGCGAATCGAGACGTTCATCGCGGTGA